A genomic stretch from uncultured Cohaesibacter sp. includes:
- a CDS encoding 4Fe-4S dicluster domain-containing protein → MDSSRRQFLGAIGQVSIGAAATVAGANSAAAATSSSADTSKPTGPKWGMVVDLRKCIGCQACTVACIMENAVPEDAFRTHVSVYEVVKEGRDPAMVMLPRLCNHCDEPPCVEVCPVEATYKKEGTGEVLVDASRCVGCAYCVQACPYDARFINHETQTADKCTFCIHRTEAGLLPACVETCVGGARIFGDLNDPESTVSRLLKEHEVSVLRPEMHTAPNVYYIGLDEALDGRVAGEAAYRPPLTTNLDHHEEGR, encoded by the coding sequence ATGGACAGTTCTCGTCGCCAATTTCTTGGAGCGATCGGACAGGTGAGCATTGGTGCAGCGGCCACGGTCGCAGGTGCCAATAGTGCCGCAGCGGCCACCAGTTCGAGCGCCGATACATCAAAGCCGACCGGCCCCAAATGGGGCATGGTCGTCGACCTGCGCAAATGCATTGGCTGTCAGGCCTGCACTGTGGCCTGCATCATGGAGAATGCAGTGCCGGAGGATGCCTTCCGCACCCATGTTTCTGTTTATGAAGTCGTCAAGGAAGGGCGCGATCCGGCGATGGTGATGCTGCCAAGGCTCTGCAACCATTGCGACGAACCGCCTTGCGTCGAGGTCTGCCCGGTCGAAGCGACCTACAAGAAGGAAGGCACCGGCGAGGTGCTGGTGGATGCTTCGCGCTGCGTTGGCTGCGCCTATTGCGTTCAGGCCTGCCCTTATGATGCCCGCTTCATCAATCACGAGACCCAGACCGCCGACAAATGCACCTTCTGCATTCATCGCACTGAAGCGGGGCTGCTTCCGGCCTGCGTCGAAACCTGCGTTGGCGGCGCGCGCATCTTTGGTGATCTCAATGATCCCGAGAGCACGGTATCGCGCCTGCTCAAGGAGCATGAGGTTTCCGTTTTGAGGCCGGAAATGCATACCGCTCCCAATGTCTATTATATCGGGCTGGACGAAGCGCTGGATGGGCGCGTAGCAGGCGAAGCAGCCTATCGTCCTCCGCTCACGACCAATCTTGACCATCACGAGGAGGGCCGGTGA
- the nrfD gene encoding NrfD/PsrC family molybdoenzyme membrane anchor subunit, translating to MQIHELVGAVHEAAWLPWAVQYFFLIGMSTTALFLTFPAFVLGRKTSLPHARLALITAITTGISGPIALLADLHQPGRFWEFFVYTHATSWMAWGAWIVSAYVTLLLLYAWAVNRPAFYRWGEDDWRFAWLFRLLAFGSPANGFTRLIGIGAGVAALGILTYTGMEVAVVYSRPLWHTPLLPLQFAATGAVGALGVMLILGRLFATGPVVEARMNRMLALALGVVAIIGALWFAVAFSGISQSHTEALASVAGFTVWQRIALWAAAAIVVPFVIALAQPARSGWVTGLIAIHAAWMFRWTVFMGGQAVPKVGSGLYDALMPTGIEGLMGVIGTFGLWIFLLILYTTFVPWAEAELPDDASAPSSAQTARTV from the coding sequence ATGCAAATTCATGAGCTTGTTGGTGCCGTCCATGAAGCCGCCTGGCTGCCTTGGGCCGTGCAATATTTCTTCCTCATCGGCATGTCTACGACGGCCCTGTTTCTAACCTTCCCTGCCTTTGTTCTGGGACGGAAGACCTCCCTGCCCCATGCCCGGCTGGCGCTGATCACAGCGATAACGACCGGCATTTCAGGTCCGATTGCGCTGCTCGCAGATTTGCATCAGCCGGGCCGTTTCTGGGAATTCTTCGTCTATACCCACGCCACCTCATGGATGGCATGGGGCGCCTGGATCGTCTCGGCCTATGTGACCCTGCTGCTGCTTTATGCGTGGGCAGTGAACCGCCCTGCCTTCTATCGCTGGGGCGAAGATGACTGGCGTTTTGCATGGCTTTTCCGCCTTCTCGCCTTCGGCAGTCCGGCCAATGGCTTTACCCGCCTCATAGGCATTGGCGCTGGCGTTGCTGCACTTGGCATCCTTACCTATACCGGCATGGAAGTGGCCGTGGTCTATTCCCGTCCGCTCTGGCATACACCGCTATTGCCTCTGCAATTTGCAGCCACTGGCGCGGTTGGGGCTCTTGGCGTCATGCTCATTCTTGGGCGCTTGTTTGCCACCGGCCCTGTGGTTGAAGCCAGAATGAACCGCATGCTGGCACTTGCTCTTGGTGTGGTCGCCATCATCGGTGCGCTTTGGTTCGCCGTGGCCTTCTCGGGCATCAGCCAGAGCCATACCGAAGCTCTCGCCTCTGTTGCCGGCTTCACCGTTTGGCAGCGGATCGCCCTTTGGGCTGCGGCGGCTATCGTTGTTCCCTTTGTCATCGCGCTGGCGCAGCCAGCCCGTTCAGGCTGGGTTACGGGGCTTATCGCCATTCACGCCGCATGGATGTTCCGCTGGACCGTCTTCATGGGCGGGCAGGCCGTACCAAAGGTCGGCTCGGGCCTTTATGACGCCCTTATGCCCACCGGCATCGAAGGCCTCATGGGCGTGATCGGCACCTTCGGGCTCTGGATCTTCCTGCTCATTCTTTACACCACCTTTGTGCCCTGGGCCGAGGCAGAGCTGCCTGACGATGCGTCAGCCCCCTCTTCCGCCCAAACCGCCCGCACTGTCTGA
- a CDS encoding molybdopterin-dependent oxidoreductase, producing MSTRRNILKGAVAIGALGAFAAGYAEPVKKIARGKWSGKVPRKHLTGNAPKPEYKVAANGDIELNPDQAVSYAMCIGCTTMCGVRVRVDKAQNKVLRVSGNPYNPLSTTHFLPYETPVRESLAALGLPGEGDGMLRRSTACGRGNAVLDQIDNPRRVLKPLKRVGPRGSGQWETISFEQLVEEVVEGGDLFGEGKVAGLREIRDLETPIKADAPELGPRANGVVMLSSVNDGRDNMNLRWLKKAYGSTNYARHGSYCGGSYRSGSGAMFGNVKKMPHAKPDFEEAEFIIFIGTAPGNAGNPFKRIGALVAEARSDGKLDYVVIDPVLNHAQNGPSGDRSRWLPIVPGTDGALAMGMMRWMFKNDRINKDYLAQPSKGAAMAAGEANWSNATHLVIVDEDHPRMGKLLRGTDMGIELVEEAKAYDDSDPYMVASENGPVPVGDQSAPLFFDGTIEGKDGPIAVKTSLTLLREEAERLSYEDYSAACGIPVETITGLANEFTNHGRKAAVNTHGGMMSGSGFYNAFALMMLNTLIGNLNWKGGTIMLGGWYPDTNGPAYDLAKVKGGVKPRGLPLGRNVPYEKTSEFKAKKAAGKAFPADGPWYPNAPGLATEWFSSMVNGYPYNIEALILRNANPIYGIAGIEHLVPKLKDPKVVPLIISIDPFINESTALADYIVPDTVMYESWGFVKPWSGVPTKVTTARWPVVDPKVARTADGVPIDVDMFLIATAKRMGLPGFGDEAIPDKDGTMHPLNRPEDFYLRGAVNVATVGGASVPDASDDDLMVSGVDRIRDQLEATLKPDEWRKAAAIYAKGGRYENKDKSYKQEQSAHPFSKPMLVYNEGIGSTRNAMTGKRSPGVPTWREAEFADGSKVAEVYPKNDWPIKVISFKSPLQNSYSVGAKTLLRIVATNTLNIGRDVAESHGIATGDKVRLTTPGGSIESVAVVRDGVVPGTVAIEHGFGHRRFGAADITIDGVTMPADPRQASGVLHNDLGLIDPTRSKPGVWVDPISGAAVRQGLPAKLEKLA from the coding sequence ATGTCAACACGTCGCAACATATTGAAGGGCGCCGTCGCTATCGGAGCGCTGGGCGCGTTCGCTGCAGGCTATGCCGAGCCAGTGAAAAAGATCGCTCGAGGCAAATGGTCCGGCAAGGTGCCACGCAAGCATCTTACCGGCAATGCACCGAAACCGGAATATAAGGTGGCTGCCAACGGCGACATCGAACTCAACCCCGATCAGGCCGTGAGCTACGCCATGTGCATTGGCTGCACCACCATGTGCGGGGTGCGGGTGCGGGTCGACAAGGCCCAAAACAAGGTTCTGCGCGTTTCGGGCAACCCATATAACCCGCTCAGTACCACCCATTTTCTACCCTATGAAACCCCAGTCCGCGAGAGCCTTGCTGCTCTGGGGCTGCCGGGTGAAGGGGATGGCATGTTGCGCCGCTCCACCGCTTGCGGGCGCGGTAATGCGGTGCTTGATCAGATTGACAATCCCCGTCGGGTGCTCAAGCCTTTGAAGCGCGTCGGCCCGCGCGGCTCCGGCCAATGGGAGACCATCAGCTTTGAGCAGCTTGTCGAAGAAGTTGTCGAGGGCGGAGACCTGTTTGGTGAAGGCAAGGTGGCCGGACTGCGCGAAATCCGCGACCTGGAAACCCCCATCAAGGCCGATGCCCCTGAGTTGGGGCCGCGCGCCAATGGCGTTGTCATGCTCAGCTCGGTCAATGATGGCCGCGACAACATGAATCTGCGCTGGCTCAAAAAGGCCTATGGCTCGACCAACTATGCCCGCCACGGCTCCTATTGTGGTGGCTCCTATCGCTCCGGTTCCGGCGCCATGTTCGGCAATGTGAAGAAGATGCCCCACGCCAAGCCGGACTTTGAAGAAGCCGAATTCATCATTTTCATTGGCACTGCGCCGGGCAACGCGGGCAACCCCTTCAAGCGCATCGGTGCGCTTGTGGCCGAAGCTCGCAGTGATGGCAAGCTGGATTATGTGGTCATCGATCCGGTGCTCAACCATGCCCAGAATGGACCATCGGGGGATCGCTCACGCTGGCTGCCGATTGTTCCGGGCACGGATGGCGCTCTTGCCATGGGCATGATGCGCTGGATGTTCAAGAATGATCGCATCAACAAGGACTATCTTGCCCAGCCGTCCAAAGGTGCGGCCATGGCGGCGGGTGAAGCCAACTGGAGCAACGCCACCCATCTTGTCATCGTTGACGAAGACCATCCACGCATGGGCAAACTGCTGCGCGGCACGGACATGGGGATTGAACTGGTTGAAGAGGCGAAAGCCTATGACGACAGCGACCCTTACATGGTTGCGTCCGAGAATGGCCCCGTGCCGGTTGGCGATCAATCGGCGCCGCTGTTCTTTGATGGCACAATAGAAGGCAAGGACGGGCCGATCGCGGTCAAGACCAGCCTTACTCTTCTGCGCGAGGAAGCCGAGCGTCTGAGCTATGAGGACTATTCCGCGGCCTGCGGCATTCCGGTTGAAACCATCACGGGCCTTGCCAATGAATTTACCAACCATGGCCGCAAGGCTGCTGTCAACACCCATGGCGGCATGATGAGCGGCTCGGGCTTCTACAATGCCTTTGCCCTGATGATGCTCAACACCCTGATTGGCAATCTCAACTGGAAGGGCGGCACCATCATGCTGGGGGGCTGGTATCCAGACACTAATGGACCAGCCTATGATCTGGCCAAGGTGAAGGGTGGCGTCAAACCAAGGGGACTGCCACTGGGGCGCAACGTGCCTTACGAGAAGACCTCCGAATTCAAGGCCAAGAAAGCGGCGGGCAAGGCCTTCCCTGCCGATGGACCTTGGTATCCCAATGCACCGGGGCTGGCGACCGAATGGTTCTCCTCCATGGTCAATGGCTACCCGTATAATATCGAGGCTCTGATCCTGCGCAACGCCAACCCGATCTATGGCATCGCGGGCATCGAGCATCTGGTTCCCAAGTTGAAGGACCCGAAGGTGGTACCGCTGATCATCTCGATTGATCCTTTCATCAATGAGAGCACGGCCCTTGCCGATTATATCGTGCCGGATACGGTGATGTATGAAAGCTGGGGCTTTGTGAAGCCATGGAGCGGCGTGCCCACCAAGGTCACCACCGCACGCTGGCCGGTGGTCGACCCCAAGGTCGCCAGAACAGCCGACGGCGTGCCGATTGATGTGGACATGTTCCTCATTGCCACGGCCAAGCGCATGGGGCTGCCGGGCTTTGGCGACGAAGCAATCCCCGACAAGGATGGCACCATGCATCCGCTCAATCGGCCGGAGGATTTCTACCTGCGGGGCGCGGTGAATGTGGCAACAGTCGGCGGCGCGTCCGTGCCGGATGCCAGCGACGATGACCTGATGGTTTCGGGTGTTGACCGCATCCGCGATCAGCTGGAAGCCACCCTCAAGCCGGACGAATGGCGCAAGGCGGCGGCAATCTATGCCAAGGGCGGACGTTATGAGAATAAGGACAAGAGTTACAAGCAGGAGCAAAGCGCCCACCCCTTTAGCAAGCCGATGCTTGTCTATAACGAAGGGATCGGCAGCACCCGCAATGCCATGACAGGCAAACGCTCTCCCGGCGTGCCCACATGGCGCGAGGCCGAGTTTGCCGATGGTAGCAAGGTGGCCGAGGTCTACCCAAAGAACGATTGGCCGATCAAGGTGATCAGCTTCAAATCGCCGTTGCAGAATTCCTATTCTGTCGGGGCCAAGACGCTTCTGAGGATCGTTGCGACCAATACCCTCAATATCGGCCGCGATGTGGCCGAGAGCCACGGTATTGCAACCGGCGACAAGGTGCGCCTTACCACGCCGGGTGGCAGCATTGAGAGCGTTGCCGTGGTGCGGGATGGCGTCGTGCCGGGCACAGTGGCCATCGAGCATGGCTTTGGCCATCGTCGCTTTGGCGCGGCCGACATCACGATTGACGGCGTCACCATGCCTGCCGACCCACGACAGGCCAGCGGCGTGTTGCATAATGATCTGGGGCTGATCGACCCGACCCGCTCCAAACCGGGCGTTTGGGTGGATCCGATCTCGGGAGCGGCAGTGCGTCAGGGCCTGCCCGCGAAACTCGAAAAGCTCGCTTGA
- a CDS encoding NAD-dependent epimerase/dehydratase family protein has translation MNNPKTLCVAGASGLVGSNIVKAALAKGYRVNGTMRDANDESKRPYLMALPEAAERLTLFSADSAESTSFDAALDGADALFIACFPPIYKAKDGTPAKELDRARGYDEIVKPVKEGCLNLLEAASRKGVKTVLLCSSTSSTNPPEPVSIKTEENAISDAEFQMSAGKFTAAEKIVMETAARAFCDAHGMRLSIILPTMMLGPVILPQHLEGDSHSLIVGLNKGKQILHKETPAGSMSLSHIEDVAALFLAAYETPSASGRYFAVYDSWPWQDLYAEFAEYVPSSAMPAPLEGMPEEPTRFDFTRRDSLGVKMRDIPTTIAQMFEWLKTDPFQKRH, from the coding sequence ATGAACAATCCCAAAACGCTTTGCGTGGCCGGAGCAAGCGGCCTTGTTGGCTCAAACATCGTCAAGGCGGCACTGGCCAAGGGATATCGTGTCAACGGCACCATGCGCGATGCCAACGATGAGAGCAAACGTCCCTATCTTATGGCGCTGCCCGAAGCTGCGGAACGCTTGACCCTCTTTTCGGCCGATAGTGCAGAAAGCACCAGTTTTGATGCCGCCCTTGATGGTGCAGATGCCCTGTTCATCGCCTGCTTTCCACCCATCTACAAGGCCAAGGACGGGACGCCCGCTAAAGAACTGGATAGGGCAAGAGGCTATGACGAAATTGTAAAGCCCGTCAAAGAGGGCTGTCTCAATCTGTTGGAAGCGGCGTCGCGAAAGGGCGTGAAGACCGTGCTTCTCTGCTCTTCCACTTCGAGCACGAATCCTCCAGAGCCGGTCTCGATCAAAACCGAGGAAAATGCCATTTCCGATGCCGAGTTCCAGATGAGCGCAGGCAAATTCACCGCAGCAGAAAAGATCGTCATGGAAACCGCTGCGCGTGCCTTTTGTGATGCCCATGGCATGCGGCTCAGCATCATCCTTCCCACGATGATGCTTGGTCCGGTTATCTTGCCTCAGCATCTGGAAGGAGATAGCCATTCCCTTATTGTTGGCCTCAACAAGGGCAAGCAGATCTTGCACAAGGAGACCCCGGCAGGCTCCATGTCACTTAGCCATATTGAAGATGTTGCAGCGCTGTTTTTGGCCGCCTATGAAACACCGAGCGCCTCAGGCCGCTATTTTGCAGTTTATGACAGTTGGCCATGGCAGGATCTCTATGCTGAATTTGCCGAATACGTCCCTTCCTCGGCAATGCCCGCACCTTTGGAAGGGATGCCAGAAGAGCCCACCCGCTTTGACTTTACGCGCAGGGACAGTCTGGGAGTGAAGATGCGCGATATCCCGACCACCATTGCCCAGATGTTCGAATGGCTCAAAACAGACCCCTTCCAGAAACGCCATTAA
- a CDS encoding carboxymuconolactone decarboxylase family protein, protein MDRFSPPKDLTFSYADFQKEAPAAHAALLAMSKSVDETGLEKTLTELAKIRISQMNGCGFCTELHLKAARHNGVSEGKLDLLPVWRDSGGYSERERAGLFWAEHVTLSPTAPLPEADLAAIKAVFSDSEIVQLTIAIANINAWNRIAGALHFSAAKPSREDA, encoded by the coding sequence ATGGATAGATTTTCACCCCCCAAAGATTTGACCTTCTCTTATGCCGACTTTCAAAAAGAAGCGCCTGCAGCCCATGCAGCTCTCCTCGCAATGAGCAAATCTGTTGACGAGACCGGCCTTGAAAAGACGCTCACGGAGCTTGCCAAGATCCGGATTTCGCAAATGAATGGCTGTGGATTCTGCACAGAACTCCACCTGAAGGCTGCACGACATAACGGAGTGAGCGAAGGCAAACTCGACCTTCTCCCGGTATGGCGCGATTCTGGCGGCTATAGTGAGCGTGAACGCGCTGGCCTTTTCTGGGCCGAGCATGTCACTCTGTCTCCGACGGCCCCTTTACCAGAGGCCGACTTGGCTGCGATCAAGGCGGTTTTCAGTGATAGCGAGATTGTTCAGCTCACCATCGCTATTGCAAATATCAATGCCTGGAACCGGATCGCTGGCGCATTGCACTTCTCCGCCGCCAAGCCTTCCAGAGAAGACGCATGA
- a CDS encoding MarR family transcriptional regulator, whose amino-acid sequence MIKSSNHTPLPKAGEGKRGDNGYLGYLLRQAANTYRYRVESALSDLPLTQPQFSALVMLEAYPDHSSADLARMAFLTPQTMSVIVSNLSKSGLITRSPHAAHGRKQHIALTELGHETLRAAKERVYALEKDLLAGVSDDEAATIRHWLVSLL is encoded by the coding sequence ATGATCAAGAGTTCAAATCACACACCCCTCCCCAAGGCTGGTGAAGGCAAGCGCGGCGACAACGGATATCTGGGCTATCTGCTTCGGCAGGCGGCGAACACTTATCGCTATCGTGTGGAAAGTGCGCTTTCGGATTTGCCTCTGACCCAACCGCAATTTTCCGCCTTGGTCATGCTGGAAGCTTATCCAGACCATTCCAGTGCAGATCTGGCGCGCATGGCCTTTCTCACGCCGCAAACCATGAGCGTCATAGTGAGCAATCTGTCGAAATCGGGGCTGATTACGCGCAGCCCACATGCAGCGCACGGCAGGAAGCAGCATATCGCGCTCACGGAACTGGGCCACGAAACGCTTCGCGCAGCAAAGGAGCGCGTATATGCCCTTGAAAAGGATCTGCTTGCAGGCGTTTCAGATGACGAAGCAGCAACAATCAGGCACTGGCTGGTTAGTCTTCTATGA
- a CDS encoding autotransporter domain-containing protein, giving the protein MTTTALATALPYTAKAGRLGEYIDGDEVRDITSSVSYDSVLVVGENGVGTLNISKGATVTNDDDATIGQNATSNGTVTVGGAGSSWVNGAPGTYRDLSIGGKGTGSLSVTNGGSVHNANGKIGAYYGGVGNVVVKGPGSTWTNHGSLSIGLGEGISSIMAIEGGGRAIGVGSDQTSTLSIEDGGRTISVVGYIGYHLDGEGTVSVSGTNSTLEVTGDDFTVGRRGNGTLNIAKGGLVTVGTETGGNYSGTLTIGDSNGSTGILNIGAAANKTAIGAGTLKAAFVAFGSGTGTIVFNHTDTDYEFDTDVKGTGTLAFYSGATQLTGNYSGFTGSATVNGGVMAVNSTFNQAINVLSGGTLGGTGTVSDVTLASGAILAPGNSIGTLNVNGDLDFVAGSTYQVEVDKDGHSDKLVSTGSVSIDTGATLAVLAENGTDDGSSYAANTEYSILSADTLTGEFGTITENFAFLDASVDYSDKEATLTLTRSGGGSFADKANTSNQKMVANVVEGLGSGNPVYDAVLTLPDGAPAGAFNQLTGELHSTIQTTMTTNSSIDRNAANQRLRSTMGGIGGSGHQISYGFHNEDDITAAMTRTPQMWAQAFGMWGETGATANTAKIKNDSKGFLVGMDAVIWSGWRTGAFAGYSNTTNKANAINSQSDIDNFHAGIYGGTQFDTESGIIDLNLGANVIWHQVDADRTVSFGGLSNNLSADYDAATTQAFAELGYTYAFDMARLQPFAGIAVMHQWTDGFTETGGASALTAESKDTVLGVSTLGVRGDVRVGTVGDMTASLNGSAAWQHAMGDVDSTTDMRFASGGNSFAVSGAPIDRDAALVEAGFSLNRGSDLSVNVAYQGNFSENTRDHGFKAGLKVQF; this is encoded by the coding sequence TTGACGACAACAGCCCTCGCGACTGCGCTGCCATACACGGCGAAGGCTGGACGCCTCGGAGAATATATCGATGGAGACGAAGTTCGCGATATCACCAGTTCGGTGAGCTATGATTCCGTCCTCGTTGTCGGAGAAAACGGCGTTGGCACCCTGAACATCTCGAAGGGCGCAACGGTTACCAATGATGATGATGCGACCATCGGCCAAAATGCTACAAGCAATGGCACTGTCACGGTGGGTGGCGCGGGCTCGTCCTGGGTAAACGGAGCGCCCGGAACTTACAGAGACCTCTCCATCGGCGGGAAAGGCACTGGTTCACTCAGTGTCACGAATGGTGGGTCGGTTCACAATGCCAATGGAAAAATCGGCGCATATTATGGTGGTGTAGGGAACGTGGTGGTTAAGGGGCCCGGTTCAACTTGGACCAACCATGGCTCTCTCTCCATTGGTTTGGGGGAAGGTATATCGAGCATAATGGCCATCGAAGGAGGCGGCAGAGCCATCGGTGTAGGCAGTGATCAAACTAGCACGCTGTCCATCGAAGATGGCGGCAGAACCATCAGTGTTGTGGGTTATATCGGCTATCATTTAGATGGTGAGGGCACAGTAAGCGTCTCCGGCACCAACTCGACCTTGGAGGTAACTGGCGACGATTTTACCGTCGGTCGTCGGGGCAATGGCACGCTCAATATTGCCAAAGGCGGCTTGGTAACAGTCGGCACGGAAACGGGTGGCAACTATAGCGGGACCCTCACTATCGGTGACTCAAATGGTTCGACCGGCATACTCAATATTGGCGCGGCTGCAAATAAAACAGCGATTGGTGCAGGTACCCTGAAAGCAGCATTTGTTGCGTTCGGATCAGGCACTGGGACAATCGTCTTCAACCACACAGACACGGATTACGAATTTGATACGGACGTGAAAGGAACTGGAACGCTGGCCTTCTATTCAGGAGCGACCCAGCTAACCGGGAATTATTCTGGATTTACTGGCTCGGCGACGGTCAATGGCGGTGTGATGGCCGTCAATAGCACGTTCAATCAAGCCATTAACGTGTTGAGTGGCGGAACACTTGGCGGCACCGGCACGGTCAGCGATGTGACGCTCGCCTCGGGCGCCATCCTTGCACCGGGCAACTCCATCGGCACGCTGAATGTGAACGGTGATCTGGACTTTGTTGCAGGCTCGACCTATCAGGTTGAAGTGGACAAGGATGGCCATTCCGACAAGCTGGTATCCACCGGCTCCGTCAGCATCGATACTGGCGCCACCCTTGCAGTTCTGGCCGAAAACGGCACCGATGATGGCTCCAGCTATGCGGCCAACACCGAATATTCAATCCTCTCCGCGGACACACTGACTGGTGAGTTTGGCACGATCACCGAGAATTTCGCTTTCCTTGATGCATCCGTTGACTATTCCGACAAGGAAGCAACCCTGACGCTGACCCGCAGCGGCGGCGGCAGCTTTGCCGATAAGGCCAACACGTCCAACCAGAAAATGGTTGCCAATGTGGTTGAGGGTCTGGGTTCAGGCAATCCGGTCTATGATGCGGTCCTCACCTTGCCGGATGGGGCGCCAGCAGGCGCCTTCAACCAGTTGACCGGTGAGCTGCATTCGACCATTCAGACGACGATGACCACCAACAGCAGCATAGACCGCAACGCCGCCAACCAGCGCCTGCGCTCTACCATGGGCGGCATTGGCGGCTCGGGTCATCAGATCTCCTATGGCTTCCACAATGAAGACGACATCACAGCAGCCATGACGCGCACCCCGCAAATGTGGGCACAGGCCTTTGGCATGTGGGGCGAGACCGGCGCGACCGCCAACACCGCCAAAATCAAGAATGATAGCAAGGGCTTCCTCGTCGGCATGGATGCAGTGATCTGGAGCGGCTGGCGCACCGGTGCCTTTGCTGGCTATTCCAACACAACCAACAAGGCGAACGCGATCAACTCGCAAAGTGACATCGACAATTTCCACGCCGGTATCTATGGCGGCACCCAGTTTGACACTGAAAGCGGGATCATCGATCTCAATCTGGGAGCCAACGTCATCTGGCATCAGGTCGACGCGGACCGCACGGTATCCTTTGGCGGGCTGAGCAATAACCTGAGTGCTGACTATGATGCGGCCACCACACAGGCCTTTGCCGAACTTGGCTATACCTACGCATTCGATATGGCACGACTTCAGCCCTTTGCGGGCATTGCCGTTATGCACCAGTGGACCGATGGCTTCACTGAGACAGGCGGGGCCAGCGCTCTTACAGCAGAGTCGAAGGACACGGTTCTGGGCGTTTCCACGCTCGGTGTGCGTGGTGATGTGAGGGTTGGCACAGTGGGCGACATGACTGCTTCGCTCAACGGCTCGGCCGCCTGGCAGCATGCCATGGGTGATGTAGACAGCACCACGGACATGCGCTTTGCTTCGGGCGGGAACAGCTTTGCTGTCTCCGGTGCACCCATCGATCGTGACGCAGCCCTTGTCGAGGCGGGCTTCTCACTCAACCGCGGCTCGGACCTTTCCGTCAACGTCGCCTATCAGGGCAATTTCAGCGAAAACACCAGAGACCACGGCTTCAAGGCTGGTCTCAAGGTCCAGTTCTAG
- a CDS encoding transglycosylase domain-containing protein, with the protein MKRLFKFLSMVLVLLVICCGGYFAYGFVDAITAADDLKTKADSIIATGLGGSSLGEERYRQLLMVQDPQFEHHNGVDITTPGAGVTTISQSLAKRLGFEKFTPGIGKIKQTGYALGLESQLSKEQIMALWLDTLEMGQGPNGWVTGFHRMSEASYGASPSAIREDQFFTLLAVLIAPGRYKIGSEDEALSNRVERIRRLVYGECVPIDNSDVWLEGCR; encoded by the coding sequence ATGAAAAGGCTTTTCAAGTTCCTATCAATGGTCTTGGTGCTTTTGGTTATCTGCTGCGGGGGCTATTTTGCATATGGCTTTGTTGACGCCATTACAGCTGCCGACGATCTGAAAACAAAGGCTGATTCAATTATTGCAACTGGCCTTGGCGGCTCCTCTTTGGGAGAAGAGCGTTATCGTCAACTGTTAATGGTGCAAGACCCACAGTTTGAACATCACAATGGGGTAGACATAACAACACCTGGGGCGGGCGTCACAACGATTTCCCAGTCATTGGCAAAGCGTTTGGGTTTTGAGAAATTTACTCCGGGTATCGGAAAAATCAAACAAACAGGATATGCACTTGGACTAGAAAGCCAACTGAGCAAAGAGCAGATCATGGCACTCTGGCTTGATACACTGGAAATGGGGCAAGGACCTAATGGTTGGGTGACAGGCTTTCATCGCATGAGTGAAGCCTCATACGGCGCCTCTCCGTCGGCAATTCGCGAGGATCAGTTTTTCACCCTCCTTGCGGTTTTGATAGCTCCCGGACGTTACAAAATTGGTTCAGAAGATGAAGCTCTCTCCAATCGAGTAGAACGTATTCGTCGACTGGTCTATGGCGAATGTGTTCCTATCGATAATTCCGATGTCTGGTTAGAAGGATGCAGATAG